The Ferroacidibacillus organovorans genome includes the window GCTGGATGCATGGATTCAAAATGGTGGGACGCTCATCTTCGACTCGACGGCTCAGGAGAACATTCTGTGGCGTGTTGGCCCGGACGGAATATCAAACGTTTGGGATTTGGCACCGGAGAACGATTTAGCTGGAAACGTACAGTAGGGATGTTTCTCAAAAAAACAATGCCACTCGCGTCACACATCTCTGCAACTTCGGTGCCTGTTTATCCGATTGTTCATAATTATCGGGATGACCATGGCTTAATTCAAAAGAAGGTGAGGAGTTGATTTCCGCGTTTATGTGGCACGCATTGTTCGGTATTCAAACCAGTGATCATCATGGGTGGACGATCCATCCTCAGGCGATATGGATTGCTTTGCTCGTCTTCTCAGCAGTCGCGGCATGGTTTGACGTAAGGGTGCGCCGGATTCCGAACCTGTGGAACCTTTGTGGGGTCTGTGCCTTTTTGGCACTGCAAGCCGAATGTGGGGCAGGAATCAGCGCGGGCATCTCTATGTTCATCACCGGAGCATTACTGTTGATTCCGACCCTGTGCGGAATATGGGGGCAGGGAGACTGGAAAATGGCGATGGTCTATGGGGCGGCACTTGGCGTGCTGCCCACGCTTGTCGTTTGGTGGCTGGCCATGTTACTGGCCAAGGGGAGTAGCGTTCTGGTGAGAAAGTTGGACATTAAACGGGTCAATAATAGCGCAAAGTTGGGTCTGCCGTTGGCCGCCTTTGTGTTGGTAGCAACTATTATGGTCTATGCGGGAATGTACCTGCTTCGATAAATCAGATGCTTCGGTCTCTTTGTCCGTGTTTCTCGAAGGAGGCTCGATTTATATGCGTATATCCGTTGCATCGAACAAGTTTCTGACCCTCCGCGCACAGGAGGGGTATTCCTCCCATACGATTCGGGCCTATCGGCTGCAGCATAACCTATTGATTCGAGACATCGGGGACGTCGAAATTGACACGGTCACGTTGGGACGATTACGTGAGCACTTGCATCAGCACGTGCACCTGAAACCAAGCAGTATCGGTCACAAGATCCGTGCTATCAAGAGCTTGTTCAAGTGGCTGGTGGAGGAGGAACTTCTGCTACGCAATCCCACATTGAGGTTAAAGGAGCCCAAGCAAGGAAAGCGCGTGCCAAAGGCGTTAACGATTGATGAGCTGGAGTTGCTGCGGGACTCATGCACGAGTTCATTGGAACATGCTATGGTGGGATTTTTCTTTGCCACAGGCTGTCGAGTAGGAGAAATCAACAGACTCGACCGTACTGCAATTGACTGGCAGCGCGGTTGCGTGAACGTGTTCGGTAAGGGCAACAAAGAGCGGGAGGTGTACTTTGGGTCCGAGGCCCGCATTTGGTTGCAACGTTACTTGGATAGTCGCAATATCAGAAATTTCTCGGTTCAAAGGTCATCCTTGAATGCATGACATAATGGAGAAAAGGGGAGCGAGCAACCATGACAGACATCTCAATCCTGGATGTACATATCCATACCACGCATGCCTCAGTATTTGGTCGTCCTCGCAAAAATACTTTTTCCACATTTGGTGAGAAAATTTAGTCTTTCGGTTAGTTCCTATCGTAGGCAAAAACCATCGAATCGGTCAGCATTTCGACCGATGCATGGTTGTCTGTGAGCAGCATGCTTCCATCTACAACCGCGTTCGTTAACGGTTGTAAAGATGACGGCCACTCGTCAGCAATCGATTCCAAAGGACTTGCCGCAGAAATCCTTCTGAATGCGCGGGTCGTCAGCGGGTGCTGCGCACCAATCAGTAAGTAGTTGAAATCACCTCGCGCCTTGACGCGGTAAACGTCTGGATACACCGTAGTCAGGGTTTTTTCAAACGCTTTCAGCATCGGCGACTTGGGATTCGTCACGTTCAAATTGAGCGCAACGACGCCGTCTGGTGTCAACCGATACCGAATCTCCTGAAAAAACTCCTTCGTGATCATGTGTGGCGGAATGTAAATCTCATTGATGTACGCGTCGACGATGACGATGTCGAACTGTTTCCCAGGCTGCCGAATAAACATGCGGGCATCTTCATTGACAACCGTAGCATCAGTCGGCTTTAGCCCGAAGTATCGATAACCAAGCGGGATCACGGACGGATCAATCTTCACACCCGTGACGTTCATTGCTGGGAAATACATCTTGTCGTACACCGAGAGTAGATGTGGAATGGTGCCGCCTGCGGAGCCAAGGACTGCAACGCGCCGAGGGGTAGCCGTTAAAAAGGGAATCAACAGGTAATCGTCGTAGTAGTCACTCCTGTTCAATGCATTCCCAGGTCGGCTAACAGACTGTACGCCGCCCCTCTCATTATAAATCAGTGCGGTGGCACCGTCTCTCTGACGTACCACCTGCACATACTGGTAGAGCGTATCTTTAACTCCACAATACTTTCCCGTAAGGGCTGTGAACGCCAGTGGATACTTTCACATCACCCGTGGCAAATGCTACAAGCATTACGATGGAGACAGAACCCACGTTTACACGCATCGCTCGCCGTAAGCCAAACGCGCTGATGACATTCAGAACGCCCGACCAAATCAGCAACGTTTGCACGACTCCCAGGTAAGGTATCGTTCCGAACGCAGTGCCGAATGTGCCAAACAGACTCTCAAGCGTAGAAAACGTGTATAGGTTCCCAGCGACCTTCCCTGCACTGTCAGAAGTATGGCTCGTCAACCGGATCGCAAATGGACTTACCATAGTCAGCAAGAACACGGGGGCACAAACACAAACACGATGCCAACCTAGGACAGCACAATGGTCGAAACGGGTGTGTTCATGATGCCGGATGAGAGGTTGCGAAAAATGAGGTGCCCCCAGAGTGGTAGAGAAGCCATCCACAACCCGGCTGCGAGTGACAAATGCATGAGGAGGCTTCGATTGGGATACTTGTCCGCAATCCGGCCCCCAATAAAGTATCCGACGGACAGCGCCAACAGAATCATGCCAATAATGTTTGCCCAGACGATCATCGATGTGCCAAAGTATGGTGCGAGAAACCGTGAAGCATCCAACTCCAAAGCCATCACAGATGCGCCAGTACAGAGGACATAGACATAGTAGAAACCGACACCGAAGTCGCCGTTTGTGGCATTGTATTTGGGGGACATCGCCTCACCTCCAAATAGTTTATTTAGGCTCTTTTCGTAAAGATTGTTGCTAAAAATCAATTGTATTTGAAGAACACATTACATCGGAAGAAGCATAGCCAATATCAGACCCGTTTTTTGAGCACAATAAGGATCAACAGTATAACAGCAACAATCCCAGTAATTGTTAGACTGACACTCAACGACCTACGCAATATCTCTAAAACATAATCACGCATCGGTACAGTATAGCTGGTGCCGTTTACTGTAGAGTGAAATGAATCGGGTAGGAAAATGATGCACAAAGCAAGTGAAGTAACGAACGTGTATACCCATGTCTTTACGAATATCCTCTCCACGATTTACCCCCTGGGGAAAGTTATTGGAATAGCGATCCTCTTAGACGGTTCGAAGATATTGTACCGTAATATCGTTTCGGCCTGCACTGAATCGACTGTCACGGATTTCTTCGGCAACTTTGTCTAACTTTAACCGTGGCTCAGGGAAGAGAGTGTTCTTGATTGCCTTAAACAAAGCGAGTTTTTCGGCTTGACTCAATTCATCGAAGTCTTCGTATAGATCCCTCCAACCCATTCAAACCGCTCATCGTCCGAGATGTGTCGAATATTGTTTAAGGAGCAACAATCTATACGAAAACAGCCTATATTTAAGCAGATTTTCGGGAAAATTCTAGCATTCTATCACCGGGATATCCCAAATCACACAGCAGTAACTATCATATCTACGCGTATATTCAAGGACACCCAGGGACCAGCAGTCGGCAGAATAAGTCTAATTACGATTTCTGCAATGATTTGGAGTTTTTTTACACGGACAAACTTCAGTTTCACAGTCGAATACACATCTTCAACTCCAGTTGGCCCGCGCCAAAATGTTATTAATGTCGTCTAATACTTCGTTTGAGCTGAGGTCTGCGGTATTGTAGGTCTTGCGGATGTTCCCGTTTTGATTGATTAAATCAGTCTTTAAAACATGTTCGAAATACCCTGGTTTGGCCCCGGCTCTGACCTGGATTCCCCATTCTCGCAAAATTCTTTTGGTCTGCTCTGGGGTTGCGCGAAGGAAATACCATCCGCTGTAGTTGGCGTGAAAGTGATTTGCCTATTCCTTAATGACGGGTAACGTATCTCGCGTCGGGTCAAATGTGATGGAGACAAAAACCACTTTGTTTCCAAAGTTCCCGTCCTTTTCGAGCTGGTTTTGTATTTGTTCCATCCTATAGGCTGTGAGCGGACATTCGTCCGGACAATGCGTGTGAAACCAGGCTACAACCCGAATCTTGCCGTCCAGACTGTCAAGCGATATTGTTTTCCCTGTAATGTCCGTTGCGCTGAAGTTGGGAGCTTGT containing:
- a CDS encoding prepilin peptidase, with the protein product MISAFMWHALFGIQTSDHHGWTIHPQAIWIALLVFSAVAAWFDVRVRRIPNLWNLCGVCAFLALQAECGAGISAGISMFITGALLLIPTLCGIWGQGDWKMAMVYGAALGVLPTLVVWWLAMLLAKGSSVLVRKLDIKRVNNSAKLGLPLAAFVLVATIMVYAGMYLLR
- a CDS encoding tyrosine-type recombinase/integrase, encoding MRISVASNKFLTLRAQEGYSSHTIRAYRLQHNLLIRDIGDVEIDTVTLGRLREHLHQHVHLKPSSIGHKIRAIKSLFKWLVEEELLLRNPTLRLKEPKQGKRVPKALTIDELELLRDSCTSSLEHAMVGFFFATGCRVGEINRLDRTAIDWQRGCVNVFGKGNKEREVYFGSEARIWLQRYLDSRNIRNFSVQRSSLNA
- a CDS encoding spermidine synthase: MVRQRDGATALIYNERGGVQSVSRPGNALNRSDYYDDYLLIPFLTATPRRVAVLGSAGGTIPHLLSVYDKMYFPAMNVTGVKIDPSVIPLGYRYFGLKPTDATVVNEDARMFIRQPGKQFDIVIVDAYINEIYIPPHMITKEFFQEIRYRLTPDGVVALNLNVTNPKSPMLKAFEKTLTTVYPDVYRVKARGDFNYLLIGAQHPLTTRAFRRISAASPLESIADEWPSSLQPLTNAVVDGSMLLTDNHASVEMLTDSMVFAYDRN
- a CDS encoding fused MFS/spermidine synthase, with the protein product MSPKYNATNGDFGVGFYYVYVLCTGASVMALELDASRFLAPYFGTSMIVWANIIGMILLALSVGYFIGGRIADKYPNRSLLMHLSLAAGLWMASLPLWGHLIFRNLSSGIMNTPVSTIVLS
- a CDS encoding SCO family protein, with translation MNIHRNRILTLGFWALTLILVAGIIGGLFYMIREGGGNLPVAGQAPNFSATDITGKTISLDSLDGKIRVVAWFHTHCPDECPLTAYRMEQIQNQLEKDGNFGNKVVFVSITFDPTRDTLPVIKE